In Paractinoplanes brasiliensis, the following proteins share a genomic window:
- a CDS encoding type I polyketide synthase has protein sequence MATEEELRTYLKRAVGDAQEYRRRLREAEERDREPIAIVGMACRYPGGVTSPEDLWRLVADGVDAIGPFPGDRGWDLAALYDPDPDAAGTSYTRAGGFLHDAADFDPEPFGISPREAHAIDPQQRLLLEVAWETFERAGIPPQSMRGSRTGVFVGVMYDDYASRLTPAPAAYEGYLSSGSAGSVASGRLAYTFDLKGPAVTVDTACSSSLVALHLAVQSLRRGECRQALAGGVTVMATPTSFIEFSRQRGLSADGRCRAFAESADGTGWAEGAGVLLVERLSDAEREGHEVLAVIRGSAVNHDGASNGLTAPSGTAQAQLIDQALADAGVPASEVDVVEAHGTGTRLGDPVEARALIATYGRAHTAGHPLWLGTLKSNIGHTQAAAGVGGVIKMVEAMRRGVLPATLHADRPTSHVDWSAGTVKLLTEPVPWAAGERPRRAGVSSFGISGTNAHLILEAATGPRPGTGRGAGGGKKEGGPSPDTTIVPLLLSAAGADALADQAQRLLTPLASAPGLASLAFSLATARGSLRHRAVVLAADPGEAGAALRALSTDGSAPQLIRGVADEGRTAFLFAGQGSQRPGMGEGLYRAYPAYAAAFDAVCAALDPHLTRPLREVVFAAEGSAEAALLRRTEWAQPAVFASEVALFRLLETWGVRPDAVLGHSAGALAAAHVSGALPLAGAAELVAARGRAMGRLPAGGAMVVLNVAEREAAALIAGYEDHLSVAAVNGPHSTVLSGERTALAIVVAAFQATGGKASWLRVGQAFHSPLIEPALAGLRPAATRLDPAEPRITLVSDLTGKAVEPGGLADPDYWARHARGTTRFLDGMQHLAELGCTRFVELGPGGDELGPGEGAGCGCGVGRGVELGPGDGVGRGSDPAAPTAACATGSTVVAALRADRPEPATLLGALARLHVTGQPVDWAAVLGGRGSRRIPLPTYAFRRSRFWLDPPAPAGGPDAVRAAGCTPAGHPLLGAVAEIPGTGALLLTGRLTLADHPWLAGHRVAGEVLLPGTAWLSIADHAARAAGCATVEELILEHPLTVPEDDEVQLRVYVEAADDAGRRAVTVHARRETLEWVRHAHGILGDGPAGPAAGLTAWPPPGAEPVPRVRQHLYDQLAARGLDYGPSFRGVRAVWRRGSETFAEVALPGDGYLLHPALLDAALHPLVLDGGEGTPVPHVWSGARLPDTVVSALRVRLAPSGAQAVSVDVADADGNPVASIRSLALRPMPGARDGLLVPSWTRIAIPPGPAARWTEMAGAGDRMLFRCDDTTGVREALHPLLSVVRTLTSDERYAGTRLAVLTREAVAVDGEQRPAGLAQRAVWGFVRALQAEHPGRFVLADTDGEPTSQRMLAAALATGEPQIALRAGVAYRPVLVHDDPAVGLTPPAGEPHWRLDFVGRKTFDGLALAPWPEAGAPLGPGQIRVRMRAAGVNFRDVLLTLGVIPPSVDADASGPGQGGEGAGVVIEAGPGVTGVRAGDRVMGLFAGVGPVSVTDHRLVCRIPDGWSFEQAAAVPVAYLTAYHGLVDIAGLGAGESVLVHAATGGVGTAALALARHLGAEVYATASPAKWEFLRAAGLPDDRIASSRTLDFARFERVDVVLNSLAGEFIDASLGLLRDGGRFLELGKTARRDPAAVAAAHPGVAYRAYDVRDPGPDRIREMLAVLLGLFERGTLAPPPIATWDIRRAPRAFRHLGEAKHVGKVVLTLPGDELWDTTRAVLIVGGHGRLGRVVARHLATAHGVRQLVLMGRHLPAPGSTAGRDIADLTAGGTEVRSVACDAADPDALAAALAGLGVRIGGIVQAAGVLDDGLLATLTPERLERVLRPKVDATLNLLAAARDMDLRRFVAFSSLAGTLGTAGQAGYAAGNAFLDALMELRHAQGQPGTSIVWGLWRGDGDDGGMGGGLTGADFARMARTGVAALSDEQGLDLLDAAIRRDTPTVVAAAWELGAEAPSPMLRDLVRPRTAEPEPPPDGPADTLIEVVRRETAVVLGHPSALAVEPNVPFDRIGLDSLAVVELRNRIAAATGTRLPATFIYDWPTPEHLADHLGRLAQEATC, from the coding sequence ATGGCTACTGAAGAGGAACTTCGGACGTATCTGAAGAGAGCCGTCGGCGACGCGCAGGAATACCGTCGGCGGCTGCGCGAGGCCGAGGAACGAGACCGGGAGCCGATCGCGATCGTCGGCATGGCATGCCGCTATCCCGGCGGAGTCACCTCGCCGGAGGACCTGTGGCGCCTGGTCGCGGACGGGGTGGACGCGATCGGCCCGTTCCCCGGCGACCGCGGCTGGGACCTGGCCGCCCTCTACGACCCGGATCCGGACGCCGCCGGCACCTCGTACACCCGTGCCGGCGGTTTCCTGCACGACGCCGCCGACTTCGACCCCGAGCCGTTCGGCATCTCGCCCCGCGAGGCCCACGCCATCGACCCCCAGCAACGCCTGCTGCTGGAGGTCGCCTGGGAGACTTTCGAACGGGCCGGCATCCCCCCGCAGAGCATGCGCGGCAGCCGTACCGGCGTGTTCGTCGGTGTGATGTACGACGATTACGCCTCCCGTCTGACCCCCGCCCCCGCCGCGTACGAGGGCTACCTCAGCTCCGGCAGCGCGGGCAGCGTGGCCTCCGGCCGGCTGGCGTACACCTTCGACCTCAAGGGCCCTGCCGTCACCGTCGACACGGCGTGCTCCTCGTCCCTGGTGGCGCTGCACCTGGCCGTGCAGTCCCTGCGGCGCGGGGAGTGCCGCCAGGCGCTGGCCGGCGGCGTGACCGTGATGGCCACCCCGACGTCGTTCATCGAGTTCAGCCGGCAGCGCGGACTGTCCGCCGACGGCCGCTGCCGTGCCTTCGCCGAGTCTGCCGACGGCACCGGCTGGGCCGAGGGCGCCGGGGTGCTGCTCGTCGAGCGGCTGTCGGACGCCGAGCGCGAGGGCCACGAGGTGCTCGCCGTGATCCGCGGCTCGGCGGTCAACCACGACGGCGCCAGCAACGGCCTGACCGCCCCCAGCGGCACCGCCCAGGCACAGCTGATCGACCAGGCCCTCGCCGACGCCGGGGTACCGGCCTCGGAGGTCGACGTGGTCGAGGCGCACGGCACCGGCACGCGCCTCGGCGACCCGGTCGAGGCGCGGGCGCTGATCGCCACGTACGGGCGGGCCCACACGGCCGGCCACCCGCTGTGGCTGGGCACGCTGAAGTCCAACATCGGGCACACCCAGGCGGCGGCCGGCGTCGGCGGCGTGATCAAGATGGTCGAGGCGATGCGGCGGGGTGTGCTGCCGGCGACGCTGCACGCGGACCGGCCGACGTCGCATGTGGACTGGTCGGCCGGCACGGTGAAACTGCTGACCGAGCCGGTGCCGTGGGCCGCCGGGGAGCGCCCGCGGCGGGCCGGGGTCTCGTCGTTCGGCATCAGCGGCACGAACGCGCACCTGATCCTGGAGGCCGCAACCGGGCCCCGCCCAGGCACAGGGCGGGGGGCGGGGGGCGGAAAGAAGGAAGGGGGCCCCTCACCAGACACCACGATCGTTCCGCTGCTGCTGTCGGCCGCCGGTGCCGACGCGCTCGCCGACCAGGCGCAACGGCTCCTCACCCCGCTGGCGTCCGCTCCCGGCCTCGCCTCGCTCGCGTTCTCCCTGGCGACCGCCCGCGGCTCTTTGCGGCACCGGGCAGTGGTCCTGGCCGCCGATCCGGGGGAGGCGGGGGCGGCCCTGCGCGCGCTCTCCACCGACGGGTCCGCGCCCCAACTGATCCGCGGGGTGGCCGACGAGGGCCGCACCGCGTTCCTCTTCGCCGGCCAGGGATCCCAGCGTCCCGGCATGGGGGAGGGGCTGTACCGGGCATACCCGGCCTACGCTGCCGCCTTCGACGCGGTGTGCGCCGCCCTCGACCCGCATCTGACCCGGCCGTTGCGCGAGGTGGTGTTCGCCGCCGAGGGATCGGCCGAGGCGGCGCTGCTCAGGCGCACCGAGTGGGCTCAGCCGGCCGTCTTCGCGAGCGAGGTCGCCCTGTTCCGGCTGCTGGAGACATGGGGCGTACGCCCGGACGCGGTGCTCGGCCACTCCGCCGGCGCCCTGGCGGCCGCCCACGTGTCCGGCGCCCTGCCGCTGGCCGGCGCCGCCGAGCTGGTGGCTGCCCGGGGCCGGGCCATGGGCCGGTTGCCGGCCGGCGGAGCGATGGTCGTGCTGAATGTCGCCGAACGAGAGGCCGCGGCCCTGATCGCCGGCTACGAGGACCACCTGTCGGTGGCGGCGGTGAACGGGCCGCACTCGACCGTCCTGTCCGGGGAGCGGACAGCCCTGGCCATCGTGGTGGCGGCCTTCCAGGCGACCGGCGGCAAGGCGTCCTGGCTGCGGGTCGGCCAGGCCTTCCACTCCCCGCTGATCGAACCGGCGCTGGCCGGGCTGCGGCCGGCGGCCACCCGGCTCGATCCGGCGGAGCCCCGCATCACGCTGGTCTCCGACCTGACCGGGAAGGCGGTGGAGCCCGGCGGCCTGGCCGACCCGGACTACTGGGCCCGGCACGCCCGCGGCACCACCCGTTTCCTGGACGGCATGCAACACCTCGCCGAGCTGGGCTGCACCCGGTTCGTGGAACTGGGCCCCGGCGGCGACGAGCTGGGCCCCGGCGAGGGGGCGGGCTGCGGCTGCGGGGTGGGCCGCGGCGTCGAGCTGGGCCCCGGCGACGGGGTGGGCCGCGGCAGTGACCCGGCGGCGCCGACCGCCGCCTGCGCGACCGGCAGCACCGTCGTGGCGGCCCTGCGAGCCGACCGGCCGGAGCCCGCCACGCTGCTCGGCGCACTGGCCCGGCTGCACGTCACGGGTCAGCCGGTCGACTGGGCGGCGGTTCTCGGCGGGCGCGGCAGCCGGCGGATCCCGCTGCCGACGTACGCCTTCCGGCGCAGCCGCTTCTGGCTGGACCCGCCCGCACCGGCCGGCGGCCCCGACGCGGTCCGCGCGGCCGGTTGCACCCCGGCCGGCCACCCTCTGCTGGGTGCGGTGGCCGAGATCCCCGGGACGGGCGCCCTGCTGCTGACCGGCCGTCTGACACTGGCCGACCACCCTTGGCTGGCCGGGCACCGGGTTGCCGGCGAAGTGCTGCTTCCGGGCACCGCGTGGCTGTCGATCGCCGATCATGCGGCCCGTGCGGCCGGCTGCGCCACGGTCGAGGAGCTGATCCTGGAGCACCCCCTGACGGTGCCCGAGGACGACGAGGTCCAGCTGCGGGTGTACGTCGAGGCGGCCGACGACGCCGGACGCCGGGCGGTCACCGTGCATGCGCGCCGGGAGACGCTGGAGTGGGTCCGGCACGCCCACGGCATCCTCGGCGACGGCCCGGCCGGCCCGGCCGCCGGCCTGACCGCGTGGCCGCCGCCGGGTGCGGAGCCCGTACCCCGGGTGCGGCAGCACCTCTACGACCAGCTTGCCGCCAGGGGCCTGGACTACGGACCTTCCTTCCGCGGAGTCCGGGCGGTGTGGCGCCGCGGATCGGAGACCTTCGCCGAGGTGGCGCTGCCGGGCGACGGCTATCTTCTGCACCCGGCGCTGCTCGACGCGGCGCTGCACCCCCTCGTGCTGGACGGCGGTGAAGGCACGCCGGTACCGCATGTGTGGTCCGGTGCCCGCCTTCCGGACACCGTGGTCTCCGCGCTTCGGGTACGCCTGGCCCCATCCGGCGCGCAGGCGGTCTCCGTGGACGTGGCCGACGCGGACGGCAACCCGGTGGCGTCGATCCGCTCGCTCGCGCTGCGCCCGATGCCCGGCGCCCGCGACGGCCTGCTCGTTCCATCGTGGACACGGATCGCGATCCCGCCCGGGCCGGCCGCTCGGTGGACGGAGATGGCCGGCGCCGGGGACCGGATGCTGTTCCGCTGCGACGACACCACCGGCGTACGGGAGGCTCTTCATCCCCTGCTGTCGGTGGTCCGGACCCTGACCTCGGACGAGCGGTACGCCGGCACCCGCCTGGCCGTCCTCACCCGCGAGGCCGTGGCGGTGGACGGCGAGCAGCGCCCGGCCGGTCTCGCCCAGCGGGCCGTCTGGGGCTTCGTTCGGGCCCTGCAGGCGGAACACCCCGGCCGGTTCGTCCTCGCCGACACCGACGGCGAGCCCACCTCCCAGCGGATGCTGGCGGCGGCCCTCGCGACCGGCGAGCCGCAGATCGCCCTGCGCGCCGGCGTGGCGTACCGCCCGGTTCTCGTCCACGACGACCCGGCTGTCGGGCTCACCCCGCCGGCCGGAGAGCCGCACTGGCGGCTCGACTTCGTGGGCCGCAAGACCTTCGACGGCCTCGCCCTGGCGCCGTGGCCCGAGGCGGGCGCTCCGCTCGGGCCGGGCCAGATCCGGGTGCGGATGCGGGCCGCCGGCGTGAACTTCCGGGACGTCCTGCTGACCCTCGGCGTGATCCCGCCGTCGGTGGACGCCGACGCGTCCGGGCCGGGCCAGGGCGGCGAGGGGGCCGGTGTGGTCATCGAGGCCGGGCCCGGCGTGACCGGGGTGCGCGCCGGTGACCGGGTGATGGGCCTGTTCGCCGGGGTCGGGCCGGTGTCGGTCACCGACCACCGGCTGGTGTGCCGGATCCCCGACGGCTGGTCCTTCGAGCAGGCCGCGGCCGTGCCGGTGGCCTACCTGACCGCGTACCACGGCCTGGTGGACATCGCCGGCCTCGGCGCCGGTGAATCCGTCCTGGTGCACGCCGCGACCGGTGGCGTCGGCACCGCCGCGCTCGCGCTCGCCCGGCATCTGGGCGCCGAGGTGTACGCGACGGCGAGCCCGGCCAAGTGGGAGTTCCTGCGCGCGGCCGGGCTGCCGGACGACCGCATCGCTTCGTCCCGCACTCTGGACTTCGCCCGTTTCGAGCGCGTCGACGTGGTGCTCAACTCGCTGGCCGGAGAGTTCATCGACGCCTCGCTGGGCCTGCTGCGCGACGGAGGGCGGTTCCTGGAGTTGGGCAAGACCGCGCGGCGTGACCCGGCGGCGGTGGCCGCGGCGCATCCGGGTGTCGCCTACCGGGCCTATGACGTACGGGACCCCGGGCCGGACCGCATCCGGGAGATGCTCGCCGTCCTGCTCGGCCTCTTCGAGCGGGGGACCCTGGCGCCGCCGCCGATCGCCACCTGGGACATCCGGCGGGCCCCGCGCGCCTTCCGCCACCTCGGCGAGGCGAAGCACGTCGGCAAGGTCGTGCTCACCCTTCCCGGCGACGAGCTGTGGGACACCACCCGTGCGGTCCTGATCGTCGGCGGCCACGGCCGGCTCGGCCGGGTGGTCGCCCGCCACCTGGCGACCGCGCACGGCGTACGGCAGCTCGTGCTGATGGGCCGGCACCTCCCGGCACCCGGAAGTACGGCCGGGCGCGACATCGCCGACCTGACCGCCGGCGGCACTGAGGTCCGCAGTGTGGCCTGCGACGCCGCCGACCCGGATGCCCTGGCGGCGGCACTGGCCGGCCTCGGCGTACGGATCGGTGGCATCGTGCAGGCGGCGGGTGTCCTCGACGACGGCCTGCTGGCCACCCTGACCCCCGAGCGGCTCGAACGCGTGCTGCGCCCCAAGGTGGACGCGACCCTCAACCTGCTCGCCGCCGCCCGGGACATGGACCTGCGCCGGTTCGTCGCTTTCTCCTCCCTGGCCGGCACGCTGGGCACCGCCGGGCAGGCCGGTTACGCCGCCGGGAACGCCTTCCTCGACGCCCTGATGGAGCTGCG
- a CDS encoding LuxR C-terminal-related transcriptional regulator — protein MTRVLICAVHTLTRLGLRVVVDGCPGAALAGEAADGQRALGLVRSLRPDVLIVDEAPPEVDGVELSWRTRDDPVAPAVLLLLDHGDQRVAEGLRAGVLGMLNKDCEPSELGAAVLAVIAGRRFVSTRPGGRAAPGVPLALARLTPRELEVLALLAGGLSNEEISAQLLVSRPTVKYHVSHLLQKLDVRDRLQAAVFAYQHGITGPTG, from the coding sequence ATGACCCGGGTGCTGATCTGCGCCGTTCACACGCTGACCCGGCTGGGCCTGCGCGTCGTCGTCGACGGCTGTCCCGGCGCCGCGCTCGCCGGCGAGGCGGCCGACGGGCAGCGAGCGCTCGGGCTGGTCCGGTCGTTGCGCCCGGACGTGCTGATCGTCGACGAGGCGCCACCGGAGGTGGACGGGGTGGAGCTGTCCTGGCGTACCCGCGACGATCCGGTCGCACCCGCGGTGCTGCTGCTGCTCGACCACGGCGATCAGCGGGTGGCCGAGGGCCTGCGGGCCGGCGTCCTCGGGATGCTGAACAAGGACTGCGAGCCGTCCGAGCTGGGCGCCGCGGTGCTGGCAGTGATCGCCGGGCGGCGGTTCGTCTCCACCCGGCCGGGCGGCCGGGCCGCGCCCGGCGTACCGCTCGCCCTGGCCCGGCTCACGCCCCGGGAGCTGGAGGTGCTGGCGTTGCTGGCCGGCGGTCTGTCGAACGAGGAGATCAGCGCGCAACTGCTGGTGAGCCGGCCCACGGTCAAGTATCACGTGTCGCATCTGCTCCAGAAACTCGACGTGCGGGACCGGCTCCAGGCGGCGGTCTTCGCGTACCAGCACGGGATCACCGGCCCGACCGGGTGA
- a CDS encoding Zn-dependent hydrolase — translation MSQSNLRAREAGDLFLDSQAGLRIDGARLIDTLERLGEIGADPAGGVTRLGLSPEEDAARTFLGDRYAAAGLEAETDPAGNLFVRRPGTSRGKPVLLVGSHVDTVVQGGRLDGAYGVVAALETLRVLHEHRVELPVEMVVVAFANEEGALVQTPFWGSRMLCGSLDDPLGATDRSGRPVGAHLAATGCAPDRLADVAWPPGSVAAFIELHIEQGPSLERQGVPIGVVEGIVGRTILDVDVTGEAQHAGTTPMADRRDALTAAAEIVLAVRRIAAEDRVCATATTGFVAAAPNVTNTIPGAVRLSVEVRDTDRARQARGEGVVREQCARVAASSGCRIEVTATMRSRPVSTAPFLRGVIRQAADRLGLPHLTMPSGAGHDAQIVARIAPVGMIFVPSRRGISHAPGEDTAPGDLVNGANVLLHTVLAAQAELDRHDSSPG, via the coding sequence ATGTCCCAGTCGAACCTGAGAGCACGCGAAGCCGGCGACCTCTTCCTGGACAGTCAGGCCGGGCTCCGGATCGACGGCGCGCGACTGATCGACACGCTGGAGCGGCTCGGCGAGATCGGCGCCGATCCGGCCGGCGGTGTGACCCGGCTGGGGCTCAGCCCGGAGGAGGACGCCGCCCGGACCTTCCTCGGCGACCGGTACGCCGCGGCCGGGCTGGAGGCCGAGACCGACCCGGCCGGCAACCTGTTCGTCCGGCGGCCGGGAACATCCCGCGGCAAGCCGGTCCTGCTGGTCGGCTCCCATGTGGACACCGTCGTGCAGGGCGGCCGGCTGGACGGCGCGTACGGGGTGGTCGCCGCCCTGGAGACGCTGCGGGTCCTGCACGAGCACCGGGTCGAGCTGCCGGTCGAGATGGTCGTCGTCGCGTTCGCCAACGAGGAGGGCGCGCTGGTACAGACGCCGTTCTGGGGCTCGCGGATGCTGTGCGGCTCGCTGGACGACCCGCTCGGCGCCACCGACCGCAGCGGACGGCCGGTCGGCGCCCACCTGGCCGCGACCGGTTGTGCGCCGGACCGGCTGGCCGACGTGGCCTGGCCGCCCGGCAGTGTGGCCGCCTTCATCGAGCTGCACATCGAGCAGGGCCCGTCGCTGGAGCGCCAGGGAGTGCCGATCGGCGTGGTGGAGGGCATCGTCGGGCGTACGATCCTGGACGTCGACGTGACCGGAGAGGCCCAGCACGCCGGGACGACGCCGATGGCCGACCGCCGCGACGCGCTGACCGCCGCGGCCGAGATCGTCCTCGCTGTTCGCCGCATCGCCGCCGAGGACCGGGTGTGCGCGACGGCCACCACCGGTTTCGTCGCGGCCGCACCCAACGTCACCAACACCATCCCGGGTGCCGTGCGGCTGTCCGTCGAGGTACGCGACACCGACCGCGCCCGGCAGGCCCGGGGTGAGGGCGTCGTCCGCGAGCAGTGCGCGCGCGTGGCGGCGTCCTCCGGCTGCCGGATCGAGGTCACCGCCACCATGCGGTCTCGTCCGGTGTCGACCGCACCCTTCCTGCGCGGCGTGATCCGGCAGGCGGCCGACCGGCTGGGGCTGCCGCATCTCACCATGCCCAGCGGCGCCGGGCACGACGCGCAGATCGTGGCCCGGATCGCCCCGGTCGGGATGATCTTCGTGCCGAGCCGCCGCGGGATCAGCCACGCGCCCGGCGAGGACACCGCGCCCGGCGACCTCGTCAACGGCGCGAATGTCCTGTTGCACACGGTGCTGGCGGCGCAAGCCGAGCTGGACCGTCACGACTCGTCGCCCGGATAG
- a CDS encoding AfsR/SARP family transcriptional regulator, whose translation MEYRILGPLEARREGTAIDIKGRRQLTVLAMLLVDANQVVPTDHLVEAVWGSKPPTTSRSQIHICVSSLRRQLFAGEDVIDTRAPGYRLRVAEQELDLHVFQSRVAAARTAVRDADPRRAVAELRAALGLWHGRALAGIGGGAVRALASRYDEQRLAVHEECLELELAHGPSTAHDLAGELLALVAAHPRRERLLALLMTALYRAGRQAEALDAYHQARLRLVGELGIEPGSGLDTLYQQILAHDPALAGPAAPPPEPVRAARTPDRVPRRLPAGVADFTGRRDSLTVLLTALERAGGTAAPTAVVSGRGGVGKTTLAVHAAHLLAPRFPDGQLFARLSGPEGAENPHDVLGRFLRAYGQQEPDIPDGVEERAETYRDLMADRRALVILDDALTESQVFPLLPGTSRCRVIVTSRRPLPGLAAGVRLRLAPFTERSALELGGRIAGHARIDADRAAAVALNETCGYLPLALRLAAARLAAHPHWTVADLVARLGAGSGWLAEMEEQTGVGHAYASLSDDAGRLFRLLPLVEAADFPAWVGAPLLDVDVCRAEALFDELADADLLVARPAPGGTRYWVPGWILGYARRLQEPEHDPARRKSLERLLGALLYLSELAHRRRGGHDLRLAGNGASRWELPGSPADLITADPAAWYGRERPWVLRAVRQATAAGFAEHAWGLAMCTVTFAGLPGPAGRYPGDES comes from the coding sequence ATGGAGTACCGGATTCTCGGCCCCCTCGAAGCCCGGCGCGAGGGTACTGCAATAGACATAAAGGGCAGACGCCAGCTGACCGTACTGGCGATGCTGCTCGTGGACGCGAACCAGGTCGTACCCACCGATCATCTGGTCGAGGCGGTATGGGGCAGCAAGCCTCCGACCACCAGCCGCAGCCAGATCCACATCTGCGTCTCGTCGCTGCGCCGGCAGCTGTTCGCCGGCGAAGACGTGATCGACACCCGCGCCCCCGGCTACCGGCTGCGGGTGGCCGAACAGGAGCTCGACCTGCACGTCTTCCAGTCCCGCGTGGCCGCCGCCCGGACGGCGGTCCGGGACGCGGACCCGCGGCGGGCGGTGGCCGAGCTGCGGGCGGCGCTCGGGCTGTGGCACGGCCGCGCGCTGGCCGGCATCGGCGGCGGCGCGGTACGCGCCCTGGCCTCCCGGTACGACGAGCAGCGACTCGCCGTTCACGAGGAATGCCTGGAGCTGGAACTGGCGCACGGCCCGTCGACCGCCCACGACCTCGCCGGCGAGTTGCTCGCCCTGGTCGCTGCCCATCCGCGCCGGGAACGCCTGCTGGCCCTGCTGATGACCGCGCTGTACCGGGCCGGGCGGCAGGCCGAGGCGCTGGATGCGTACCACCAGGCCCGGCTGCGGCTCGTCGGGGAGCTGGGCATCGAGCCAGGCTCCGGACTGGACACCCTCTACCAGCAGATTCTCGCCCACGATCCGGCGCTGGCGGGCCCCGCCGCGCCGCCGCCGGAGCCGGTGCGGGCGGCCCGGACCCCCGACCGGGTCCCGCGCCGGCTCCCGGCCGGCGTCGCGGACTTCACCGGCCGCCGGGACAGCCTCACCGTCCTGCTGACTGCTCTCGAACGGGCCGGCGGGACCGCGGCGCCCACGGCGGTGGTCAGCGGACGCGGCGGCGTCGGCAAGACCACGCTGGCCGTGCATGCCGCCCACCTTCTCGCGCCCAGGTTTCCGGACGGGCAGCTGTTCGCCCGGCTCTCCGGGCCGGAGGGGGCGGAGAACCCGCACGATGTGCTGGGGCGGTTCCTGCGCGCGTACGGGCAGCAGGAACCGGACATCCCGGACGGCGTCGAGGAGCGGGCGGAGACCTACCGCGATCTGATGGCCGACCGCCGGGCGCTGGTGATCCTGGACGACGCGCTCACCGAGAGCCAGGTGTTCCCGCTGCTGCCCGGCACGTCGCGGTGCCGGGTGATCGTCACCTCGCGGCGGCCGCTGCCCGGCCTTGCCGCCGGCGTACGCCTGCGGCTGGCGCCCTTCACCGAGCGCAGCGCGCTGGAACTGGGCGGCCGGATCGCCGGGCACGCCCGGATCGACGCCGACCGTGCGGCCGCCGTGGCACTGAACGAGACCTGCGGCTACCTCCCGCTCGCGCTGCGGCTGGCGGCTGCCCGGCTGGCCGCGCATCCGCACTGGACGGTCGCCGACCTGGTGGCCCGGCTCGGCGCCGGATCGGGCTGGCTTGCGGAGATGGAGGAGCAAACCGGGGTCGGCCACGCGTACGCCAGTCTGTCCGACGACGCGGGCCGCCTGTTCCGGCTGCTGCCGCTGGTCGAGGCGGCCGACTTCCCGGCCTGGGTCGGCGCGCCGCTGCTGGACGTGGACGTCTGCCGGGCGGAGGCGCTCTTCGACGAGCTCGCCGATGCGGACCTGCTGGTCGCGAGGCCCGCTCCCGGCGGTACGCGGTACTGGGTTCCCGGCTGGATTCTCGGCTACGCCCGGCGGCTGCAGGAGCCCGAGCACGACCCGGCCCGGCGCAAGTCGCTGGAACGGCTGCTGGGTGCGCTGCTCTATCTGTCCGAGCTGGCGCACCGCCGCCGCGGCGGTCACGACCTGCGGCTGGCCGGGAACGGTGCGAGCCGCTGGGAGCTACCGGGCTCCCCGGCCGACCTGATCACCGCCGACCCGGCCGCCTGGTACGGCCGGGAACGTCCCTGGGTGCTGCGGGCGGTACGACAGGCGACGGCGGCCGGTTTCGCCGAGCACGCCTGGGGTTTGGCCATGTGCACGGTGACCTTCGCCGGGCTGCCGGGCCCCGCCGGCCGCTATCCGGGCGACGAGTCGTGA